In the Malania oleifera isolate guangnan ecotype guangnan chromosome 1, ASM2987363v1, whole genome shotgun sequence genome, one interval contains:
- the LOC131155420 gene encoding U3 small nucleolar RNA-associated protein 25-like — translation MSFDNVGLVVVGSFRGDEARVGGRGRGAGGRARGSLADFSLKVPAFGARSHGGKGRKGRPRGKIRGAGGRRQAREKTGSGVQEGKADGEDGGGRWWEATAQVVETIPQSEMEEGEFAPEDPRPEVDILQMNTNQYEIV, via the exons ATGTCGTTTGACAATGTCGGTTTGGTAGTGGTGGGCAGCTTTAGAGGAGACGAAGCGAGAGTCGGAGGCAGGGGCAGGGGGGCCGGAGGCAGGGCGAGAGGATCCCTCGCCGACTTCAGTTTGAAGGTGCCTGCGTTTGGGGCGAGGAGCCATGGAGGGAAGGGGAGAAAGGGTCGGCCGAGAGGGAAGATTAGGGGGGCTGGAGGGAGGAGACAGGCGAGGGAGAAGACAGGCAGTGGCGTGCAGGAGGGAAAGGCTGACGGCGAAGACGGAGGAGGGAGGTGGTGGGAGGCGACGGCGCAAG TGGTTGAGACAATTCCGCAAAgtgagatggaagagggggagtttgCTCCTGAAGATCCAAGGCCTGAAGTGGATATTTTGCAGATGAACACAAACCAGTATGAGATTGTGTAG